One region of Chloroflexota bacterium genomic DNA includes:
- a CDS encoding GAF domain-containing protein encodes MLSNFFNRHLVTIRARLILALVLIGLLSGTGFIVVTTIADFGAHQRISIEKLEAVTTLKHAETDYWVKNILTNLTMLFTETNMTGFAEIVSTQSSLSPEFREAYEHIQDDFQHILVRQTPFFDDVFLIDLHGRIVLSTNASQEGTFVNEQDYFREGSQRDFIAVLSPTLTKNTHSFIAAHPIVDQRGRKICVIAGLVKLASLDEIMTEYAGLGETGKTYLVDSNYTMITDSRFAVPHAQPGGTLFINTEGVRATLISQTDDWRLALDYRDVPVIGVYHWLSDLKVVLVAEQDQAEAFSSAFWSLKINFLISSVLLLVSIIVALRIIRDITAPLSDLAKTAAQITEGNLDLVASVERRDEIGAVAQAFNTMTTRLRELIQRLQVQVAELERAQSERDHAEARTRYLASFPQLNPNPVIEVNYAGKITFSNPATQTILKNLGADPHAAHLFMPADINDILNALNQTSPTPFNREVTIKDRVFGEKLAFAAPMNAVRIYAYDITDRRRAEDQLRQLSYAVEQSPASIIVTDIAGDIDYVNPKFTEVTGYAFEEVRGKNPRILRSGKTPPRVYEELWKTITAGKEWHGELLNKKKSGELYWESVSISPINDSHGKLNHYVAVKEDITVRHKMEEALRAARDELDVRVRERTTELENAIKLLKDEIAERKRVEELIRQNVVRSETLTRVATQLNAQLGLETILNAVCEESARALNAPVTTLSLYNPDRDEIAPASSFGLPRDARERLRPIPRAEYEASAKPSGSLNIIPDAQTLQDPRSANWYVEFDIRAATHARLEYDGNLVGVLSIFTTGTARQFDENELALLRGLARQAAQAITNARLYKAESTARQVAETLTVASLALTQSLNLDIVLETLLDSVMRLVPYDSANVMLLDADSQLTVRAMRGYEKWTTSELTRLLKFDARTNPILKDLLTTRQSVLIADTEKHPGWERPVGAEHVRNWLGVPLIAGGNVVGLYSLDKTQPGFFTQAHRAWVEALAAQAAVAIQNAWLFEQLRADRERLELLSRRLVEVQETERRYIARELHDEAGQLLAGLKLGLRVLERESGASKPLVRQVAELRRVVDEVLANLHRLAMHLRPATLDQLGLVAAMREHVEEVSAKYALAIEFETVGMESARLPSTTETALYRIVQEALTNIIRHARATRVQIILERRDDCVRATVDDDGCGFDVQEATQRGRLGLLGMKERVDMLGGKLTVESEPGEGTTLIIEVPNGDSNSDRG; translated from the coding sequence ATGCTATCCAACTTTTTCAATCGTCATCTGGTGACGATTCGCGCGCGACTGATCCTTGCACTGGTACTCATCGGTTTATTGTCGGGGACTGGGTTCATCGTCGTTACCACCATCGCCGATTTTGGAGCGCATCAGCGCATATCTATCGAGAAACTTGAGGCGGTGACAACGCTCAAACATGCCGAGACGGACTATTGGGTTAAAAACATCCTTACCAACTTGACCATGTTGTTTACCGAGACCAACATGACCGGCTTTGCCGAAATTGTGTCTACTCAATCTTCGCTCTCGCCAGAGTTCCGCGAGGCATACGAGCACATCCAGGATGACTTCCAGCACATCCTCGTTAGACAAACCCCATTCTTCGACGATGTATTCTTGATAGACCTCCACGGACGCATCGTCCTTTCGACTAATGCAAGCCAAGAAGGGACGTTCGTGAATGAGCAAGATTATTTTCGCGAGGGAAGCCAAAGAGATTTCATCGCGGTGCTGTCTCCCACGCTGACTAAAAACACCCACTCATTCATCGCGGCGCATCCCATCGTTGATCAACGCGGACGCAAAATCTGCGTCATTGCCGGTTTGGTCAAACTGGCGTCGCTTGATGAAATCATGACCGAATATGCGGGATTGGGCGAGACAGGCAAAACCTACTTGGTGGACTCGAACTATACCATGATCACGGATTCCCGATTTGCCGTACCCCACGCGCAACCAGGGGGTACGCTCTTCATCAATACCGAAGGGGTGCGGGCAACGTTGATCTCGCAAACCGACGATTGGCGACTGGCATTGGATTATCGCGATGTACCGGTGATTGGAGTCTATCACTGGTTGTCTGACCTAAAAGTCGTGCTGGTTGCCGAGCAAGACCAGGCAGAGGCATTTAGCTCTGCGTTTTGGTCGTTAAAAATCAATTTCCTGATCTCAAGCGTCCTTTTGCTCGTCTCAATTATCGTCGCGTTACGGATCATTCGCGATATCACCGCGCCGCTGTCGGACCTGGCGAAAACCGCCGCGCAGATTACAGAAGGAAACCTCGACTTGGTCGCGTCGGTAGAACGACGCGATGAGATTGGCGCGGTCGCGCAGGCGTTCAATACGATGACGACGCGGCTGCGCGAATTGATTCAACGGCTCCAAGTTCAGGTGGCTGAACTCGAACGGGCGCAGTCAGAACGTGACCACGCGGAAGCGCGCACGCGCTATCTGGCGTCATTCCCGCAACTGAATCCAAATCCAGTGATCGAAGTGAATTATGCTGGCAAGATCACCTTTTCTAATCCAGCTACTCAAACGATTCTGAAAAATCTCGGGGCTGACCCGCACGCGGCGCATCTTTTCATGCCGGCGGACATCAACGACATCCTGAACGCGCTGAATCAGACCAGTCCCACTCCATTTAATCGTGAGGTCACGATCAAGGATCGCGTTTTTGGCGAGAAGCTTGCGTTTGCGGCGCCCATGAATGCGGTGCGGATTTATGCGTATGACATTACCGACCGCCGGCGGGCAGAAGACCAATTGCGCCAACTTTCGTATGCTGTCGAACAAAGCCCCGCGTCCATTATCGTCACGGATATTGCCGGCGATATTGACTACGTCAATCCAAAATTCACCGAGGTCACCGGCTATGCCTTCGAAGAAGTCCGTGGAAAAAATCCGCGCATCTTGAGATCCGGCAAAACGCCGCCGCGCGTATATGAAGAATTGTGGAAAACGATCACCGCCGGCAAGGAATGGCATGGCGAATTGCTCAACAAAAAGAAAAGTGGCGAGCTGTATTGGGAATCGGTTTCGATTTCGCCCATCAATGATTCGCACGGCAAACTGAATCACTATGTCGCCGTCAAGGAAGATATTACGGTGCGCCACAAGATGGAAGAGGCGTTGCGCGCGGCGCGCGATGAACTCGATGTACGCGTGCGCGAACGAACCACCGAGTTGGAGAACGCCATCAAACTCTTGAAGGATGAAATTGCCGAGCGCAAACGCGTCGAAGAATTGATTCGCCAAAATGTCGTCCGTAGTGAAACGCTCACGCGCGTGGCGACGCAGCTCAACGCACAACTGGGTCTCGAAACCATCTTGAACGCCGTCTGCGAAGAATCGGCGCGCGCGCTCAACGCGCCCGTCACCACGCTCAGTTTGTACAACCCCGACCGCGATGAAATTGCGCCGGCTAGCTCATTCGGCTTACCCCGCGATGCTCGTGAACGCTTGCGCCCGATCCCACGCGCAGAGTACGAAGCATCTGCCAAACCGAGCGGTTCGCTGAACATTATCCCAGACGCACAAACATTGCAAGACCCGCGCAGCGCCAACTGGTATGTCGAGTTCGATATCCGCGCTGCCACTCACGCGCGCTTGGAATACGATGGCAACCTGGTTGGCGTGCTCAGTATTTTTACAACCGGCACCGCCCGGCAGTTCGATGAAAATGAGCTGGCTTTGCTAAGAGGACTCGCGCGTCAGGCGGCGCAAGCCATCACCAACGCGCGGCTATACAAAGCCGAGTCCACCGCGCGCCAGGTCGCCGAAACTCTGACGGTCGCGAGTTTGGCATTGACCCAAAGTCTCAACCTGGATATCGTCCTGGAGACGCTCCTCGATTCCGTTATGCGGCTCGTGCCATACGACAGCGCGAATGTCATGCTCTTGGATGCGGATTCGCAATTGACCGTCCGCGCGATGCGGGGTTATGAAAAATGGACCACGTCCGAACTGACCCGTCTGCTCAAGTTTGATGCGCGCACGAATCCGATTCTAAAGGATCTGCTCACGACGCGGCAGAGCGTCCTGATTGCCGATACGGAAAAGCATCCCGGCTGGGAACGTCCGGTGGGCGCAGAACACGTACGCAATTGGTTGGGCGTCCCGCTCATCGCCGGCGGAAACGTCGTCGGACTTTATTCGCTCGATAAAACGCAACCTGGGTTTTTCACCCAAGCCCATCGCGCGTGGGTCGAGGCGCTCGCCGCGCAAGCCGCCGTGGCGATTCAAAACGCGTGGCTCTTTGAACAGTTGCGCGCCGATCGCGAACGTTTGGAATTGCTTTCGCGCCGGTTGGTCGAAGTGCAGGAAACGGAACGGCGTTACATCGCGCGCGAACTGCACGATGAAGCGGGTCAACTTTTAGCCGGTCTCAAACTCGGACTGCGCGTCCTGGAACGGGAAAGCGGCGCTTCCAAACCCCTCGTGCGTCAGGTGGCAGAGTTACGGCGCGTGGTGGACGAAGTGTTAGCCAACTTGCATCGCCTCGCGATGCACTTGCGCCCCGCCACGCTCGACCAATTGGGTCTCGTCGCGGCGATGCGCGAACACGTGGAGGAGGTGAGCGCCAAGTACGCGCTCGCCATCGAATTTGAAACTGTGGGGATGGAGAGTGCGCGGCTACCATCTACCACCGAGACGGCGCTCTATCGCATCGTCCAGGAGGCGCTGACGAATATCATCCGCCACGCCCGCGCGACCCGAGTGCAAATCATTCTGGAACGACGTGACGATTGCGTGCGGGCGACGGTGGATGACGACGGCTGTGGCTTTGATGTTCAAGAGGCAACCCAGCGGGGTCGCCTAGGTTTGCTTGGCATGAAAGAACGCGTCGACATGCTCGGTGGCAAATTGACCGTGGAGAGTGAGCCAGGCGAAGGAACGACTTTGATAATCGAGGTGCCCAATGGCGATTCGAATTCTGATCGCGGATGA
- the guaB gene encoding IMP dehydrogenase, which translates to MNDELFNHFEALTFDDVLIVPGYSQVLPDQTDVKAQLTRAIRLNIPLVSAAMDTVTEAPLAIALAREGGIGFIHRNLTIEEQAAHVEQVKRSESGMIANPVTLPPTATLRDAETIMAKYRISGVPITDNGGKLVGILTNRDTRFVQPSDLDRGVSEFMTRENLVTARVGTTLEEAKTILQAHRIEKLPLVDQAGCLKGLITVKDIQKKRDYPNAATDAQGRLIVGAAVGVGADLEARVQALMDHGVDCVAIDTAHGHTDGVLNAVRRIKSGWRDVPVIAGNVVTVEGTDALIAAGADAIKVGVGAGSICTTRIVAGAGMPQLTAIWNCANAAHRKGIPVIADGGVKYSGDVVKAIVAGADVVMLGSLLAGLDESPGEIVLYEGRRFKEYRGMGSIGAMQGLGRDRYASGQGRSGKLVPEGIEGRVSYKGSLHDTIYQLIGGVRSGMGYAGAATLADLRTKTRLVRITNAGLIESHPHDVIITREAPNYQSMER; encoded by the coding sequence ATGAATGACGAATTATTCAATCACTTCGAGGCACTCACGTTCGACGATGTGCTAATCGTCCCAGGGTACAGCCAGGTCTTGCCCGACCAGACTGATGTGAAAGCGCAATTGACGCGCGCGATTCGCCTCAACATTCCGCTTGTCTCTGCCGCGATGGACACCGTCACCGAAGCGCCGCTGGCAATCGCGTTGGCGCGCGAAGGCGGCATCGGTTTCATTCATCGTAATCTCACGATTGAAGAGCAAGCCGCGCATGTTGAGCAAGTGAAACGTTCCGAGTCGGGCATGATCGCAAACCCAGTGACACTACCGCCGACCGCAACCTTGCGCGACGCGGAAACGATCATGGCGAAATATCGCATCAGCGGCGTGCCGATCACGGACAACGGCGGCAAGCTCGTCGGCATTCTCACGAATCGCGACACGCGTTTCGTCCAGCCGAGTGACCTGGATCGCGGCGTAAGCGAATTCATGACGCGCGAGAATCTGGTCACCGCGCGCGTCGGCACCACGCTCGAAGAAGCGAAAACGATATTGCAGGCGCATCGCATCGAGAAACTGCCGCTGGTTGATCAAGCCGGCTGTTTGAAAGGACTCATTACCGTCAAAGACATTCAAAAGAAACGCGATTATCCGAATGCGGCGACCGACGCGCAAGGGCGCTTGATTGTCGGCGCGGCGGTTGGCGTTGGCGCGGATTTGGAAGCGCGTGTTCAAGCCCTGATGGATCACGGCGTGGACTGCGTCGCGATTGATACGGCGCACGGTCACACCGATGGCGTGTTGAACGCGGTTCGTCGCATCAAAAGCGGTTGGCGCGATGTGCCGGTGATCGCGGGAAATGTGGTGACGGTGGAAGGGACCGACGCGCTCATCGCGGCGGGCGCGGACGCGATCAAGGTTGGCGTCGGCGCGGGTTCGATTTGCACGACGCGCATCGTCGCGGGCGCGGGCATGCCGCAATTGACCGCGATTTGGAATTGTGCGAACGCCGCGCATCGCAAAGGAATTCCGGTGATTGCGGATGGCGGCGTCAAGTACAGCGGCGATGTCGTCAAAGCGATTGTCGCCGGCGCGGACGTCGTGATGCTGGGAAGTTTGTTGGCAGGACTGGATGAATCGCCGGGTGAAATCGTGTTGTACGAGGGACGCCGCTTTAAGGAATATCGCGGCATGGGTAGCATCGGCGCAATGCAAGGTCTGGGACGGGATCGTTACGCCAGCGGGCAGGGGCGGAGCGGCAAGTTGGTGCCGGAAGGAATCGAAGGACGCGTGTCGTACAAAGGATCGTTGCACGATACAATCTATCAATTGATCGGCGGTGTGCGTTCGGGCATGGGCTATGCCGGCGCGGCGACACTCGCCGATTTGCGAACGAAAACCAGATTGGTGCGGATCACGAACGCGGGCTTGATCGAGAGTCATCCGCACGATGTGATCATCACGCGCGAAGCGCCGAACTACCAAAGCATGGAACGCTAA
- the purN gene encoding phosphoribosylglycinamide formyltransferase, giving the protein MDSKRLVVLLSGTGSNLQAVLDACASGELRAQVVVVISNKADAYGLERARRANVPAIVKAKSPNQDRRAYDAELADLVLLDQPDWVVLAGWMRILTSAFLNRFPNRVINLHPALPGTFPGTHAIQRAFEAYQRGEIQHTGVMVHLVPDEGVDCGPVLAQEIVPINLDDTLDAVEARIHAVEHRLLITTIKQLTDSQ; this is encoded by the coding sequence ATGGATAGCAAACGTCTGGTCGTTCTACTATCTGGTACCGGTTCCAACTTGCAAGCGGTTCTCGACGCGTGCGCGTCCGGCGAATTGCGCGCCCAGGTCGTCGTGGTTATTTCGAACAAGGCAGACGCGTACGGGTTGGAACGCGCGCGGCGCGCGAATGTGCCGGCGATTGTCAAAGCGAAATCGCCAAACCAGGATCGCCGCGCATACGACGCCGAACTCGCCGACCTGGTTTTGTTGGATCAACCCGATTGGGTTGTGCTCGCGGGTTGGATGCGAATTCTCACGTCGGCATTTCTGAATCGTTTTCCAAATCGCGTCATCAACTTGCATCCCGCGCTTCCCGGTACATTCCCGGGTACGCACGCGATTCAGCGCGCGTTCGAGGCGTACCAGCGCGGCGAGATTCAACACACTGGCGTCATGGTGCATCTTGTCCCCGATGAAGGCGTGGATTGCGGACCAGTGCTCGCGCAGGAAATCGTGCCGATCAATCTGGACGACACACTCGACGCGGTTGAAGCGCGGATTCACGCGGTCGAGCATCGGTTGTTGATCACGACGATAAAACAGTTGACGGATTCACAGTAG
- a CDS encoding phosphoribosylformylglycinamidine cyclo-ligase, translating into MLYNFGRQKLEWKRILHPKNVQEWHQYLYRELRTQPGAALPPLESITANTQISFSLISRTVTATPSTPIRLCISNPPLSSISPVPSVPSDPSVPSVPSVSNLPPLSASVRSSASSPLYTGAGVDINAGNRAVELMRDAVRSTYGKEVLAGIGAFGGLFDAAALQTMRAPVLVASTDGVGTKVKLAAQACRFQSIGNDIVNHCINDILVQGARPLFFLDYLASSRLDPEMIAEIVHGIATACRQARCALLGGETAEMPGVYQPSEFDVAGTIIGVVERDAILPRADLRAGDMLIGLASSGPHTNGYSLIRNIFEDVPLDTVFPELNVPLADALLVPHRSYLPVLQRALPHVKALAHLTGGGFIENIPRVLPDNLGAIVHVGSWDVPPLFRLTQQRGDVPRDEMYRVFNMGIGMVAIVAPENVALVQSLIAEPTWVIGELVPGERNTFLDAD; encoded by the coding sequence ATGTTGTACAACTTTGGTCGCCAGAAACTAGAATGGAAACGCATCCTGCATCCGAAAAATGTGCAGGAATGGCACCAATACCTGTACCGCGAACTGCGGACACAGCCAGGCGCGGCTTTACCTCCGCTCGAAAGCATCACTGCCAACACTCAAATCAGTTTTTCTCTCATCAGTCGTACAGTTACTGCTACACCATCCACTCCAATCCGCCTGTGCATTTCAAATCCGCCACTTTCATCCATTTCGCCCGTTCCATCCGTTCCATCCGATCCATCCGTTCCATCCGTTCCATCCGTTTCAAATCTACCACCTTTATCCGCTTCTGTCCGCTCGTCCGCTTCCAGTCCGCTTTATACGGGTGCTGGTGTGGACATCAACGCCGGCAATCGCGCGGTCGAGTTGATGCGCGACGCGGTGCGTTCGACGTACGGCAAAGAGGTGCTTGCCGGCATCGGCGCGTTCGGTGGATTGTTCGACGCGGCGGCATTACAAACGATGCGCGCGCCGGTCTTGGTTGCTTCGACCGATGGTGTTGGCACGAAAGTGAAACTCGCCGCGCAAGCGTGCCGCTTCCAGTCCATTGGCAACGACATTGTCAATCACTGCATCAACGACATTCTCGTGCAAGGCGCGCGCCCACTCTTTTTTCTCGATTACCTCGCGAGCAGTCGGCTCGATCCGGAAATGATCGCGGAGATTGTGCACGGAATTGCGACCGCGTGTCGTCAAGCCAGGTGCGCGTTGCTCGGCGGCGAGACGGCGGAGATGCCGGGTGTTTATCAGCCGAGCGAGTTCGATGTAGCCGGGACGATTATCGGCGTTGTCGAGCGCGATGCGATTCTGCCGCGCGCGGATTTGCGCGCAGGTGATATGCTGATTGGCTTGGCATCATCGGGTCCGCACACGAACGGTTATTCGCTCATCCGCAACATTTTCGAGGACGTTCCGCTCGACACAGTTTTCCCGGAACTCAATGTGCCGCTCGCTGATGCGTTGCTCGTGCCGCATCGTTCGTACTTGCCGGTGTTGCAACGCGCATTGCCGCACGTCAAAGCATTGGCGCACCTCACCGGCGGTGGGTTCATCGAAAATATTCCGCGCGTTCTGCCGGATAACCTTGGCGCGATTGTTCATGTTGGAAGCTGGGACGTGCCGCCGCTGTTTCGACTGACTCAACAACGCGGCGATGTGCCGCGCGACGAAATGTACCGCGTGTTCAACATGGGCATCGGCATGGTCGCCATCGTCGCGCCGGAAAATGTAGCGCTGGTGCAGTCGCTCATCGCGGAACCGACTTGGGTGATTGGTGAACTTGTACCTGGGGAAAGGAATACATTTTTGGACGCGGACTAA
- the purD gene encoding phosphoribosylamine--glycine ligase translates to MNVLIIGSGGREHALAWKVAQSPRLMQLFVAPGNAGTARVAQNVVIQAEDNAALVAFAREKHIDLAIVGPEVPLANGVSDALRDAGIRVFGPSHAAAQLEASKTFAKAFMARHHIPTARYAAFDEFDAALQFLRAADYPIVIKASGLAAGKGVILPESSQEAETALRQIMLEREFGAAGDQVVIEERLQGEEVSLLAFTDGVTVKPMLPAQDHKRLLDDDRGPNTGGMGAYAPAPICPPALIEELTRTILQPTVDAMRAEGTPFIGALYAGLMLTPDGVCVLEFNCRFGDPETQVILPLLDSDLIEIADACATGRLHQVEVKWKPGSAACVVIASGGYPGKYPAGCEIIGLDAPQDNTAMFHAGTKLVNGKTVTAGGRVLAVTGWGATLREALVRAYTAIEPISFAGMQYRRDIGSRERTGTGQADKRIN, encoded by the coding sequence ATGAATGTTCTCATCATCGGTTCGGGTGGACGCGAGCACGCGCTCGCGTGGAAGGTCGCGCAATCACCGCGCTTGATGCAGTTGTTCGTCGCGCCGGGAAACGCGGGCACCGCGCGCGTCGCGCAAAATGTGGTGATTCAAGCCGAAGACAACGCGGCACTCGTCGCGTTCGCGCGCGAAAAACATATTGATTTGGCGATTGTCGGTCCCGAAGTACCGCTCGCGAATGGCGTGAGCGATGCGTTGCGCGATGCCGGGATTCGCGTGTTCGGTCCGTCGCACGCGGCGGCACAACTCGAAGCGTCAAAGACTTTTGCGAAAGCGTTCATGGCGCGGCATCACATTCCGACTGCGCGTTACGCCGCGTTCGACGAATTCGACGCCGCGCTGCAATTTTTGCGCGCCGCCGATTATCCCATCGTCATCAAAGCATCGGGACTCGCAGCGGGCAAAGGCGTCATCCTTCCCGAATCGTCGCAAGAAGCCGAGACCGCGTTGCGTCAGATCATGCTCGAACGCGAGTTTGGCGCGGCAGGCGACCAGGTCGTCATTGAGGAACGATTGCAAGGCGAAGAAGTTTCGCTCCTCGCGTTCACCGATGGCGTCACGGTCAAGCCGATGTTGCCCGCACAAGATCACAAACGCTTGCTCGACGATGATCGCGGTCCGAACACCGGCGGAATGGGCGCTTACGCGCCCGCACCGATTTGTCCGCCCGCGTTGATCGAGGAATTGACACGCACGATTCTGCAACCGACGGTTGATGCAATGCGCGCGGAAGGCACGCCGTTCATCGGCGCGTTGTACGCCGGCTTGATGTTGACGCCGGATGGCGTATGCGTGCTCGAATTCAACTGTCGCTTTGGCGACCCAGAAACCCAAGTCATTTTGCCGTTGCTCGATTCCGATTTGATCGAGATTGCGGACGCGTGCGCGACCGGGCGATTGCATCAAGTCGAAGTGAAATGGAAACCTGGGTCGGCGGCGTGCGTCGTCATCGCGTCCGGCGGTTATCCGGGAAAATATCCGGCCGGGTGCGAGATCATTGGCTTGGACGCGCCCCAGGACAACACCGCGATGTTTCACGCGGGTACAAAACTCGTGAATGGGAAAACTGTGACAGCGGGTGGACGTGTGCTCGCGGTGACGGGCTGGGGTGCTACGTTGCGCGAGGCGCTTGTGCGCGCGTACACGGCAATCGAGCCGATTTCGTTCGCGGGGATGCAATATCGGCGAGACATAGGCAGCAGAGAACGGACGGGAACCGGACAAGCGGACAAGCGGATAAACTGA
- the purF gene encoding amidophosphoribosyltransferase, which produces MQLDKPHDECGVVGVYAPGAEAARLAFFALYALQHRGQESAGIATSNGLAAPIHKGLGLVSQVFNEDNLHLLQGHLGIGHTRYSTTGGVRLPNAQPYLIETALGPLGVAHNGNLTNTFSLRRDLLQRGVGLSSSSDSEVITQMLAGAPGETWDERIAAFMHKAIGAYSLTILTRDAVYAVRDPWGLRPLCLGALNSDGLIVASESCALGTIGATFLREIRPGEIVRLDASGLTSWQGRPAEPPSLCIFEYIYFARPDSILEGRSVHWVRRKLGARLAREHPVDADMVIGVPDSATAHAIGYANESGIPFGEGLIKNRYIGRTFIQPDDRLRRLGIKLKFNALPDLAGKRIVLVDDSIVRGNTSGPIVALLRQAGATQVHMRIASPPIRHPCFMGVDMAAREELIAARMSVDEIGKCIGVDSLGYLSLEGLTEVVGPGHGGHCRACFTGDYPVQIADTQRVGKQVFEPAH; this is translated from the coding sequence ATCCAACTCGACAAGCCGCATGACGAATGCGGCGTCGTCGGCGTGTACGCGCCCGGCGCGGAAGCCGCACGGCTCGCGTTCTTTGCGCTCTACGCGTTGCAACATCGCGGACAAGAGAGCGCCGGCATCGCGACGAGCAACGGTCTCGCCGCGCCGATTCACAAAGGACTCGGCTTGGTGTCCCAGGTTTTCAACGAAGACAATCTGCATTTGTTGCAAGGACACCTGGGCATCGGTCACACACGTTACTCGACGACGGGCGGGGTGCGTTTGCCAAACGCGCAACCGTACCTCATCGAGACCGCGCTAGGACCGCTCGGCGTCGCGCACAATGGCAACTTGACGAACACATTTTCTTTGCGACGCGACTTGCTCCAACGCGGCGTCGGCTTGAGTTCGTCGTCGGACAGCGAAGTCATCACGCAGATGCTCGCGGGCGCGCCCGGCGAAACCTGGGACGAGCGCATCGCCGCGTTCATGCACAAAGCCATCGGCGCGTACTCGCTCACGATTCTCACGCGCGACGCGGTGTACGCCGTGCGCGATCCCTGGGGCTTGCGTCCGCTCTGCCTCGGCGCGTTGAACTCGGATGGGTTGATTGTTGCGTCAGAATCGTGCGCACTCGGAACGATTGGCGCGACCTTTTTGCGCGAAATAAGACCAGGCGAAATCGTTCGACTTGATGCATCCGGTTTGACCTCGTGGCAAGGACGACCCGCGGAGCCGCCCTCGCTCTGCATTTTCGAATACATTTATTTCGCGCGTCCCGACTCGATTTTGGAAGGACGCTCGGTGCATTGGGTGCGGCGCAAGTTGGGCGCGCGGCTCGCGCGCGAACATCCGGTGGATGCCGACATGGTGATCGGCGTGCCCGACTCGGCGACCGCGCACGCGATTGGGTACGCGAACGAGTCTGGAATTCCGTTCGGCGAAGGACTCATCAAGAATCGGTACATCGGGCGGACATTCATTCAACCGGATGACCGTTTGCGCCGGCTAGGCATCAAACTCAAATTCAATGCTCTGCCAGATTTGGCGGGCAAGCGCATCGTGCTTGTGGATGATTCCATCGTGCGCGGCAACACGAGCGGTCCAATTGTCGCGCTGTTGCGTCAAGCCGGCGCAACCCAGGTTCACATGCGGATCGCCTCGCCCCCGATTCGCCATCCTTGTTTCATGGGCGTGGACATGGCGGCGCGCGAAGAATTGATCGCGGCGCGGATGAGTGTGGATGAAATTGGAAAGTGCATCGGCGTAGATAGTCTGGGGTACTTGTCGCTCGAAGGACTGACTGAAGTGGTGGGACCAGGGCACGGTGGACATTGCCGCGCGTGTTTCACCGGCGATTACCCGGTGCAAATCGCGGACACGCAACGCGTGGGCAAGCAGGTGTTTGAGCCAGCACACTGA
- a CDS encoding AIR carboxylase family protein produces the protein MTQPLLVILMGSQADQAHCQKIADAANAFGVDVVMRIGSAHKTPEHVLAMLREYEADPRPKVYITVAGRSNALAGFVDGAVSAPVIACPPPSDAFGGADIFSSLWMPSAIAPAVVLDPANAALLAAKILGLSDAQARERVRAFQKEQARKILDDDGKLEIGD, from the coding sequence ATGACGCAACCGCTCCTCGTAATCCTCATGGGTTCGCAAGCCGATCAAGCGCACTGTCAAAAAATCGCGGATGCGGCAAACGCGTTCGGCGTTGACGTGGTGATGCGCATCGGCTCGGCGCACAAAACGCCGGAGCACGTGCTCGCGATGTTGCGCGAGTACGAAGCCGATCCGCGTCCCAAAGTATACATCACCGTCGCGGGACGCAGCAACGCGCTCGCCGGTTTTGTAGACGGCGCGGTCAGTGCGCCGGTGATCGCGTGCCCGCCGCCGAGCGATGCGTTCGGCGGCGCAGATATTTTCTCGTCATTGTGGATGCCTTCCGCAATTGCGCCCGCGGTCGTGCTCGACCCGGCGAATGCCGCGCTCCTCGCCGCGAAAATTCTGGGTCTGAGTGACGCGCAAGCACGTGAACGAGTCCGCGCGTTTCAAAAAGAACAGGCGCGCAAAATTCTCGACGACGACGGGAAATTGGAAATTGGAGATTAG